A genomic window from Luteolibacter sp. LG18 includes:
- a CDS encoding thioredoxin domain-containing protein, whose protein sequence is MPNALIHETSPYLLQHAHNPVDWVPWGEEAFARAKAEDKLVFLSVGYSTCHWCHVMEHESFENEAIAARMNRNFINVKVDREERPDVDATYMAFVQATTGQGGWPMSVWLTPEGKPVVGGTYFPPEDKYGRAGFTRLCEEIGRLWQDDRARMEGSAEKVMIHLRAEADVGAVMQGLPDPRVFGDFIDRCEAMFDPQEGGWGNAPKFPRPVVPGLLLQLSERYGVESEEGAACLQMVERTLDAMQAGGMHDQLGGGFHRYSVDRYWHVPHYEKMLYDQGQLAMVYLDGWQVTGKAAYRETAEGIFRYVLDELKDASGAFHAAEDADSLPAADAAKKREGAFWTWEADEIFERLDTRSALVFCAAYGVQAEGNARPESDPHEELAGQNTLFRAGSVETLAARFDLGVDEIRAILAEARGTLLAARKQRPLPHRDDKLVTAWNALMIGALARGGRVLERPDLLEAAKGAAAFLKKRLWDGARLFRSYRQRSSGIAGFAADYAFLIAALIELHSADGDGAHLTWALELQAAMDRDHWDGDRGGYVMKAELGGQPLLVMREDYDGAEPSPGHVSAVNLFKLAVLAERPEFAVQGEAILRAEARVAAKQTFAVPVLLAACDLRERGVVKIDVRGGISAARAKALAASYLPRAVFVRSEGPGEIIACEGQVCRPWSPE, encoded by the coding sequence ATGCCGAATGCCCTGATCCACGAGACGTCTCCCTATCTGCTGCAGCACGCGCACAATCCGGTGGATTGGGTGCCGTGGGGCGAGGAGGCGTTCGCGCGGGCGAAGGCGGAGGACAAGCTGGTGTTTCTCTCGGTGGGTTACTCGACCTGCCATTGGTGTCACGTGATGGAACATGAGAGCTTCGAAAACGAAGCAATCGCGGCGCGGATGAACCGGAACTTCATCAACGTGAAGGTGGACCGCGAGGAGCGTCCGGATGTCGACGCGACCTACATGGCCTTCGTGCAGGCGACGACGGGGCAGGGCGGCTGGCCGATGAGCGTGTGGCTGACGCCGGAGGGCAAGCCGGTGGTGGGTGGGACGTATTTCCCGCCGGAGGACAAGTATGGCCGGGCGGGATTCACGCGGCTGTGCGAGGAGATCGGGCGCCTGTGGCAGGACGATCGCGCGCGGATGGAAGGCAGCGCGGAGAAGGTGATGATCCACCTGCGGGCGGAGGCCGATGTCGGCGCGGTGATGCAGGGCCTGCCGGACCCGCGGGTGTTCGGCGATTTCATCGACCGCTGCGAGGCGATGTTCGATCCGCAGGAAGGTGGGTGGGGGAACGCGCCGAAGTTCCCGCGGCCGGTGGTGCCGGGCCTGCTGTTGCAACTTTCGGAACGCTACGGCGTGGAAAGCGAGGAAGGCGCGGCGTGCCTGCAGATGGTGGAGCGCACGCTCGATGCGATGCAGGCCGGTGGCATGCACGACCAGCTCGGCGGCGGATTCCACCGCTACTCGGTGGACCGCTACTGGCATGTGCCGCACTATGAGAAGATGCTCTACGACCAGGGCCAGCTCGCGATGGTGTATCTGGACGGCTGGCAGGTCACCGGAAAGGCGGCGTACCGCGAGACGGCGGAGGGCATCTTCCGCTACGTGTTGGATGAATTGAAGGACGCCAGCGGAGCGTTCCACGCGGCGGAGGATGCGGATAGCCTGCCGGCGGCGGATGCCGCGAAGAAGCGCGAGGGCGCGTTCTGGACCTGGGAAGCGGATGAGATTTTCGAGCGGCTGGACACGCGGTCGGCGCTGGTGTTTTGCGCGGCCTATGGCGTGCAGGCGGAAGGAAACGCGCGGCCGGAGAGCGATCCGCATGAGGAGCTGGCGGGGCAGAACACGTTGTTCCGCGCGGGTTCGGTGGAGACGCTGGCGGCGCGGTTCGATCTGGGGGTGGACGAGATCCGGGCGATCCTGGCGGAGGCACGCGGAACGTTGCTGGCGGCGCGGAAACAACGGCCGCTGCCGCACCGGGACGACAAGCTGGTGACGGCGTGGAACGCGCTGATGATCGGCGCGCTGGCGCGCGGCGGGCGGGTGCTGGAGCGGCCGGATTTGTTAGAGGCGGCGAAAGGGGCGGCGGCCTTCCTGAAGAAGCGGCTGTGGGATGGGGCTCGGCTGTTCCGGAGCTACCGCCAGCGGAGCAGCGGGATCGCTGGCTTCGCCGCGGATTACGCGTTCTTGATCGCCGCGCTGATCGAACTGCATTCGGCCGATGGCGATGGGGCGCATCTCACCTGGGCGCTGGAGCTCCAGGCGGCGATGGACCGGGACCACTGGGATGGCGACCGCGGCGGCTACGTGATGAAAGCCGAGCTGGGCGGCCAGCCGCTGCTGGTGATGCGGGAGGATTACGATGGCGCGGAGCCTTCGCCGGGACACGTGTCGGCGGTGAATCTCTTCAAGCTGGCGGTGCTGGCGGAGCGGCCGGAGTTCGCGGTGCAGGGCGAGGCGATCCTGCGCGCGGAGGCGCGGGTGGCGGCGAAGCAGACCTTCGCGGTGCCGGTGCTGCTGGCCGCGTGTGACCTGCGCGAGCGCGGGGTGGTGAAGATCGATGTCCGCGGTGGGATCTCCGCGGCCCGGGCGAAGGCGCTGGCAGCGAGCTACCTACCGCGCGCGGTGTTCGTGCGGTCGGAGGGACCGGGTGAGATCATCGCGTGCGAGGGGCAGGTGTGCCGTCCGTGGTCGCCGGAATGA
- a CDS encoding LamG-like jellyroll fold domain-containing protein — translation MKISRLPLPLSSGAFVVLLMQDAGAVQDTNANGLGDVWERRFNGGSLFSASNPNHAATADPDRDGWTNEEESLAGTDPFSAAGPAGRVDLKIGRTPPPDGFFQFTWPTQVGKVYQLETSAGLATWTNSGAAIDGTGSDIQLTLGGVGAAKRYWRVRVTDSTADPDGDTLNAWEEAAQGTNPQLADTDGDNLADNVDPYPTVNAGLSDPDGTSVAASIATGLRGFWDFESIQGSTFSDRSGSNRHATSFSGGPVRFGMPSRGANIGTGYITIPPATVQSQAAWTVSGWFKLGKNSIVNANGINRAIFSLYDLQGTGPAPQLATLAQGTCLLVRHGATEQWFFGGYHQYASNGSGGSSVGDPMTEFNGYNFTRPLGTTDDGKWHHLAATYAASGNGQKVYIDGTLMIEGNGLSYPVAYDATTTFTFGRLYPAHTPSALPDAMLDRLRVHNRVLTATEVGDLYRQDTDGDGLWDLTEAGTVNWVDANSNGVVDAGEYTYVSSPYLWQAASTDHDGDGLTDLQEQTKGTDLTKADTDGDLMPDGWESTYGLNPLSAADATADADLDGKTNLYEYQHGTNPKVAN, via the coding sequence ATGAAGATCTCCCGTCTTCCGCTCCCCCTTTCCTCCGGTGCTTTCGTGGTCCTGCTGATGCAGGATGCGGGGGCGGTACAAGATACCAATGCCAACGGCCTCGGAGACGTATGGGAGCGCCGGTTCAATGGCGGGAGCTTGTTTTCCGCTTCCAATCCCAATCATGCGGCAACGGCTGATCCGGACCGCGATGGCTGGACGAACGAGGAGGAGTCGCTTGCGGGCACGGATCCGTTCAGCGCGGCCGGGCCTGCCGGGCGTGTCGACCTGAAGATCGGCCGGACGCCGCCCCCGGATGGCTTTTTCCAGTTCACCTGGCCGACGCAGGTGGGGAAGGTGTATCAACTCGAGACGTCCGCCGGTCTTGCCACCTGGACAAACTCCGGGGCAGCGATCGACGGGACGGGTTCGGATATCCAATTGACGTTGGGTGGAGTGGGTGCGGCCAAGCGCTACTGGCGGGTGAGGGTCACGGACTCGACCGCGGACCCGGATGGTGACACGCTCAACGCCTGGGAGGAAGCGGCGCAAGGGACGAATCCGCAACTGGCGGACACCGACGGAGACAATCTGGCGGACAACGTGGACCCCTATCCGACGGTGAATGCGGGCTTGTCCGATCCGGACGGGACGAGCGTGGCCGCGTCGATCGCCACCGGCTTGCGGGGTTTCTGGGATTTCGAGTCGATCCAGGGTTCGACCTTCTCCGACCGCTCGGGGTCGAACCGGCACGCGACTTCCTTTTCCGGCGGTCCCGTGCGGTTCGGGATGCCCTCGCGGGGCGCGAACATCGGCACCGGCTACATCACGATCCCGCCCGCCACGGTGCAGAGCCAGGCGGCGTGGACGGTGAGCGGGTGGTTCAAGCTCGGGAAGAATAGCATTGTAAACGCGAACGGCATCAACCGCGCGATCTTCTCGCTCTACGATCTCCAGGGCACGGGGCCCGCGCCGCAACTGGCGACGCTCGCGCAGGGGACGTGCCTGCTGGTGCGCCATGGCGCGACCGAGCAGTGGTTCTTCGGCGGCTATCACCAGTATGCGTCCAATGGCTCGGGTGGATCGTCGGTGGGCGATCCGATGACCGAGTTCAACGGCTACAATTTCACGCGTCCGCTGGGCACCACGGACGATGGGAAATGGCACCACCTCGCGGCAACCTACGCTGCCTCCGGAAACGGGCAGAAGGTATACATCGATGGCACGCTGATGATCGAGGGCAACGGCTTGTCCTACCCGGTGGCATACGACGCAACGACGACATTCACCTTCGGCCGCCTCTACCCCGCGCACACGCCCAGCGCGCTGCCGGACGCGATGCTGGACCGGCTGCGGGTGCACAACCGCGTGCTGACGGCCACCGAGGTCGGGGACCTGTATCGTCAGGATACGGATGGCGACGGCCTATGGGATCTCACCGAGGCCGGGACGGTGAATTGGGTGGACGCCAACTCGAACGGGGTGGTGGACGCGGGGGAATACACCTACGTGTCCTCGCCGTATCTTTGGCAGGCGGCGTCCACCGACCATGACGGCGACGGTCTCACCGACCTGCAGGAGCAGACGAAGGGAACCGATCTCACCAAGGCGGACACGGACGGCGACCTGATGCCGGATGGGTGGGAGTCAACGTATGGCTTGAACCCGCTGAGCGCGGCCGATGCGACCGCGGATGCCGATTTGGACGGGAAGACCAATCTCTACGAATACCAGCACGGTACCAATCCGAAGGTGGCGAATTGA
- a CDS encoding nuclear transport factor 2 family protein: MSIACPEPLAAIVAHYEKLSPAKLERLGDVYSPNVHFLDPIREARGIAGLRSIYQEMFNNLSNCSMEVIDAQGDEHSGFILWTLFYHYRGKDRSVSGTSHVKFASDGRIAHQQDHWDATFCVYGEIPLLGGLLRFFHRRLKVACITPEPAFHQPRQR, from the coding sequence ATGTCCATCGCCTGCCCCGAGCCACTTGCCGCCATCGTGGCGCATTACGAGAAACTCAGCCCCGCCAAACTCGAGCGTCTGGGCGACGTCTATTCCCCCAACGTCCACTTCCTCGATCCCATCCGCGAGGCCCGCGGAATCGCCGGGCTCCGCAGCATCTATCAGGAGATGTTCAACAACCTCTCCAACTGCTCCATGGAAGTGATCGATGCCCAGGGAGATGAGCACAGCGGTTTCATCCTCTGGACCCTCTTCTATCATTACCGCGGCAAGGACCGCTCGGTCAGCGGCACCAGCCATGTGAAGTTCGCCAGCGACGGCCGCATCGCCCATCAGCAGGATCACTGGGACGCCACCTTCTGCGTTTACGGCGAGATCCCGCTGCTCGGTGGTTTGCTGCGGTTCTTCCACCGCCGTCTGAAGGTCGCCTGCATCACTCCCGAGCCGGCGTTCCACCAGCCCCGCCAGCGGTGA
- a CDS encoding GYF domain-containing protein: MSEVPQDAWFFSKDGKQYGPVAMEELKFVASNGQLHPRQDLVWRAGMESWLPSGEIEGLFEKVVPTEVEVPAMAATPDLSTDVEEDNARELMALQKNWVGVGRAGYFIGTIVLSAVGTYAPGLIRPQIASLIEGHENVMMAVPVLVVIGNIVLGVKRLRNVGMSGWWFLGHLVPFLNLWVGYRAFACPGGYNFHRKMDGAGIFLAIIYWLLVLASLVAAVAVIMIAAGLLGSPEVHDKLQEIQQEILRGAQGASARVK; encoded by the coding sequence ATGAGCGAAGTGCCGCAGGACGCCTGGTTTTTCTCCAAGGACGGGAAGCAATACGGCCCTGTGGCAATGGAGGAGCTGAAGTTCGTGGCGAGCAACGGCCAGCTCCACCCGCGCCAGGACCTGGTGTGGCGGGCAGGCATGGAAAGCTGGCTTCCCTCCGGCGAAATCGAGGGGCTTTTCGAAAAGGTGGTTCCGACCGAGGTGGAGGTTCCCGCCATGGCCGCCACTCCGGACTTGAGCACCGACGTGGAGGAGGACAACGCGCGGGAACTGATGGCTCTCCAGAAGAACTGGGTGGGCGTCGGGCGTGCAGGCTATTTCATCGGCACGATCGTGCTGTCGGCGGTGGGCACGTATGCGCCGGGGTTGATCCGGCCGCAGATCGCGAGCCTGATCGAGGGGCATGAGAACGTGATGATGGCGGTTCCGGTGCTGGTGGTGATTGGCAATATCGTGCTGGGCGTGAAGCGGCTGCGGAACGTGGGCATGAGCGGCTGGTGGTTCCTCGGACATCTGGTGCCATTTTTGAACCTGTGGGTGGGATACCGGGCGTTCGCGTGCCCGGGCGGCTACAATTTCCACCGGAAGATGGACGGCGCGGGGATTTTCCTGGCGATCATCTACTGGCTGCTGGTGCTCGCCTCGTTGGTGGCCGCGGTCGCGGTGATCATGATCGCGGCCGGGTTGCTGGGCTCGCCGGAGGTGCATGACAAGCTGCAGGAGATCCAGCAGGAGATCCTGCGGGGGGCTCAGGGGGCTTCCGCACGGGTGAAGTGA
- a CDS encoding PD-(D/E)XK nuclease family protein, translated as MVARDFLGWGQPFLNVLTAWLVERRESLPGMLVVVPTAQSGRRLREALAEAGGGLAPRVVTPGHFLKTEGAAPAAVEQLAWTEVFEGIRDWSPYEAVFPVPPGEGEERGWALGLAGAMRSLREGLQEGALTIAMAARMLGETVETERWQALASLEGKVEKLLARWGFVSRSALLARGGQAGWEGAREIVLAGVPDFPMAMEAVLDRCPLPVTALVGAPEEEIGAFDEFGRPRAFKTKEELEPKEKEPAPSTIWTARVRPWPEEGRGSVTLTADPRQQAAEAVRLAGSAGTPSDDLALGSADEETAGELVRAFGRAGWTLHDPSHLPPRPVMAWLRAWREFLKTPTTAAAIDLLGFAQTGRLVGGKRAQRVKALSVARDKWLAKEGADLKRALELTKRDSEKEALALTLETFTVLEKRRGVFLWEGFHAGLPRLLESFDPGHAETAELHAWVESTAAMAGRVDRDAGFWIDLLLANGPEAVAVPPEDRVLDVQGWLELFHEPGSHLIVCGCNEGKVPGRASSDAWLPESVRRILKLATDHTRTTRDAYLLTAMLEARRGEGRVDLLLAKSGAGGDALLPSRLLLAAEEGELPQRVKTLFREIEPPDAGLAWTLEDEWKWRPRVIRDTPRLSVTAFADYLACPFRFYLKHVVGMQSPEPERVEWNARDFGNIAHNVLENWARDEDAKEFSKTEAIEEWVHADLDRQVRERFGPRPPLAIRIQVESLRRRLSWFSRIQACERAQGWHIEEVEKKFEVPIGDIVLIGRVDRIERHDDGRRRVLDYKTGHVDSIESAHRVAITAKTVLPVHLQQVSAVLHTTADGKQKRWKNLQLALYAAGLKDVDEVGYFKLGAIEGDVGLSVWDGFSPDDSDSALRCAEWVIGQVAAGVFYPPAEKVPWDDYEALSFGRELSETIMMEGGAA; from the coding sequence ATGGTTGCGCGCGATTTCCTGGGCTGGGGCCAGCCGTTCCTGAATGTCCTGACGGCGTGGCTGGTGGAGCGGCGGGAGTCGCTGCCGGGCATGCTGGTGGTGGTGCCGACCGCGCAATCGGGACGGCGGCTGCGCGAGGCGCTGGCGGAGGCTGGCGGCGGGCTGGCTCCGCGGGTGGTGACGCCGGGGCATTTCCTGAAAACGGAGGGCGCGGCCCCAGCGGCGGTGGAGCAGCTGGCGTGGACGGAGGTGTTCGAGGGGATCCGGGACTGGTCGCCGTATGAAGCGGTGTTTCCGGTTCCGCCGGGTGAGGGCGAAGAGCGCGGTTGGGCGCTGGGGCTGGCAGGGGCGATGAGGTCTCTGCGGGAAGGGTTGCAGGAAGGCGCACTGACCATCGCGATGGCGGCCCGCATGTTGGGTGAAACCGTGGAAACGGAGCGCTGGCAGGCACTGGCGTCCTTGGAGGGCAAGGTGGAGAAGCTGCTGGCGCGTTGGGGGTTCGTCAGCCGCAGCGCGCTGCTGGCGCGTGGCGGGCAAGCAGGCTGGGAGGGGGCGAGGGAGATCGTGTTGGCGGGGGTGCCGGATTTTCCGATGGCGATGGAAGCCGTGCTTGATAGGTGCCCGTTGCCGGTGACGGCGCTGGTGGGGGCTCCGGAGGAGGAGATCGGGGCCTTCGATGAATTCGGCAGGCCACGGGCGTTCAAGACGAAGGAGGAATTGGAGCCCAAGGAGAAGGAACCGGCACCATCGACCATCTGGACCGCCCGCGTGCGTCCGTGGCCGGAGGAGGGCCGGGGAAGCGTGACGCTGACGGCCGATCCACGGCAGCAGGCGGCGGAGGCGGTGCGGCTGGCGGGGAGCGCGGGCACGCCCTCGGATGATCTGGCGCTGGGCTCGGCGGACGAGGAGACGGCGGGAGAGCTGGTGCGGGCGTTCGGCCGGGCGGGCTGGACCTTGCACGATCCCTCGCACCTGCCGCCGCGGCCGGTGATGGCATGGCTGAGGGCGTGGCGGGAGTTTCTGAAGACGCCCACCACGGCGGCGGCGATCGATTTGCTGGGGTTCGCTCAGACCGGCCGTTTGGTTGGAGGAAAGCGCGCGCAGCGCGTGAAGGCGCTTTCGGTGGCGCGGGACAAGTGGCTGGCGAAGGAGGGCGCGGACCTGAAGCGGGCGCTCGAGCTGACGAAGCGGGATTCCGAGAAGGAGGCGCTGGCATTGACGTTGGAGACCTTCACCGTCCTGGAGAAACGCCGTGGGGTTTTCCTGTGGGAGGGCTTCCATGCCGGGTTGCCGCGCTTGTTGGAGTCCTTCGATCCGGGGCATGCGGAGACGGCGGAGCTGCACGCGTGGGTGGAGTCCACCGCGGCGATGGCGGGTCGTGTGGATCGCGACGCGGGATTCTGGATCGACCTGTTGCTGGCGAACGGACCGGAGGCGGTGGCGGTGCCGCCGGAGGACCGGGTGCTGGACGTGCAGGGCTGGCTGGAGCTTTTCCATGAGCCGGGAAGCCACCTGATCGTGTGCGGCTGCAATGAGGGCAAGGTGCCGGGTCGGGCGAGCAGCGACGCGTGGTTGCCGGAAAGCGTACGGCGGATTTTGAAGCTGGCGACCGATCACACGCGGACAACGCGTGACGCCTATCTGCTGACGGCGATGCTGGAGGCGCGCCGGGGCGAGGGGCGGGTGGACCTGCTGTTGGCGAAGTCGGGAGCGGGCGGCGATGCGTTGCTGCCGTCGCGATTGCTGCTGGCGGCGGAGGAGGGCGAGTTGCCGCAGCGGGTGAAGACCTTGTTCCGCGAGATCGAACCGCCGGACGCAGGGCTGGCGTGGACGCTGGAGGATGAATGGAAATGGCGGCCACGGGTGATCCGGGACACGCCGCGGTTGAGCGTCACCGCGTTTGCCGATTACCTCGCGTGTCCGTTCCGTTTCTATTTGAAGCACGTCGTCGGCATGCAGTCGCCGGAACCGGAGCGGGTGGAGTGGAACGCGCGGGATTTCGGCAACATCGCCCACAACGTGCTGGAAAACTGGGCGCGTGATGAGGACGCGAAGGAGTTTTCGAAAACGGAAGCGATCGAGGAATGGGTGCATGCCGATCTCGACCGGCAGGTGCGCGAGCGCTTTGGCCCGCGTCCGCCGCTGGCGATCCGCATCCAGGTGGAGTCGCTGCGGAGAAGGCTCTCGTGGTTCTCCCGCATCCAGGCGTGCGAGCGTGCGCAGGGTTGGCACATCGAGGAGGTGGAGAAGAAGTTCGAGGTGCCGATTGGCGACATCGTGCTGATCGGTCGGGTGGACCGTATCGAGCGCCACGACGATGGCCGCCGACGCGTGCTGGATTACAAGACCGGGCACGTGGATTCCATCGAGTCCGCGCACCGCGTGGCGATCACCGCGAAGACGGTGCTGCCGGTGCATTTGCAACAAGTGTCCGCCGTGCTCCACACCACCGCCGATGGCAAACAGAAGCGCTGGAAGAATCTCCAACTCGCGCTGTATGCCGCCGGTTTAAAGGATGTGGACGAAGTGGGCTATTTCAAGCTCGGCGCGATCGAGGGCGATGTGGGCCTCTCGGTGTGGGACGGCTTCTCGCCGGACGATTCGGACTCGGCGCTGCGCTGCGCGGAGTGGGTGATCGGACAGGTGGCGGCGGGTGTGTTTTATCCACCCGCGGAGAAGGTGCCGTGGGACGATTACGAGGCGCTGTCGTTCGGGCGCGAGCTTTCGGAAACGATCATGATGGAAGGAGGTGCGGCGTGA
- the rnc gene encoding ribonuclease III — protein MQPLESRIGYKFRNSFLLAEALTHPSLAYESQRPHFDNQRLEFLGDAVLQLILTEELFKMFPDFPEGRLTKLRSRVVSRRALARFAMTIHLGDYVLLGKGEESTGGRRRLSTLADAFEALIGAVYLDSGVAASRELVLRLLQSEIGGLAASPEERNPKGELQECLQSLCPQAPTYRIIGESGPDHRRVFQAEVGWQGLVLATGKGKSKKEAEARAASEALRARVWEREEWKKA, from the coding sequence ATGCAGCCCCTCGAAAGCCGGATCGGCTACAAATTCCGTAACTCGTTCCTTCTGGCAGAAGCGCTCACCCATCCGAGCCTCGCCTACGAGTCCCAGCGGCCCCATTTCGACAACCAGCGGTTGGAGTTCCTGGGCGATGCGGTGCTGCAACTCATCCTCACGGAGGAGCTTTTCAAGATGTTCCCGGACTTTCCGGAAGGCCGTCTCACCAAGCTGCGCTCCCGCGTGGTCTCCCGCCGGGCGCTGGCGCGCTTCGCGATGACGATCCACCTTGGGGATTATGTGCTTCTCGGCAAGGGGGAGGAGTCGACGGGCGGCCGCCGCCGTTTGTCGACGCTGGCCGATGCCTTCGAGGCGCTGATCGGCGCGGTGTATCTCGATTCCGGCGTGGCGGCCTCGCGTGAGCTGGTGCTGCGCCTGCTCCAGTCCGAGATCGGTGGTCTTGCCGCGAGCCCGGAGGAGCGGAATCCGAAAGGCGAACTCCAGGAATGCCTGCAATCTCTGTGTCCCCAGGCTCCGACCTACCGGATCATCGGGGAAAGCGGCCCGGACCACCGCCGCGTGTTCCAGGCCGAGGTCGGTTGGCAGGGTCTTGTTCTGGCCACCGGCAAGGGCAAGAGCAAGAAGGAGGCCGAAGCGCGCGCCGCCTCCGAAGCCCTCCGCGCCCGTGTCTGGGAGCGCGAGGAGTGGAAGAAGGCGTGA
- a CDS encoding sugar phosphate isomerase/epimerase family protein: MKRRSLLTMVPAASVLFAMRSHGKPIPQPALTAAGFSIAVQCWSFNKYTLWEAIEKAASTGAGSVELYPGQKLGGPHGDLKMGPDLKPEVYQSLLEHLTKNGLVAVNFGVCEIPKDETKARATFEMAKTLGLYGLTTESLEALDTIEKLAKEYDVKVCFHNHPKGTKLGDPLKTLEAIKDRHENVGFCCDVGHLASSGWEPLEIVKKISTRIRSFHFKDRESIEKWTHDRPFGTGVINLPAILDEARSKGFAGNVSIEYEHNWETSVPEISQCVGYLRAYSKLKA, translated from the coding sequence ATGAAACGCCGCTCCTTGCTCACGATGGTTCCCGCCGCTTCGGTGCTCTTCGCCATGCGCTCCCACGGAAAACCGATTCCCCAGCCCGCACTCACCGCCGCCGGGTTCTCCATCGCCGTGCAGTGCTGGTCCTTCAACAAATACACCCTCTGGGAAGCCATCGAAAAGGCCGCCTCCACCGGAGCCGGCTCCGTGGAACTCTATCCGGGCCAGAAACTCGGCGGCCCCCACGGCGACCTGAAGATGGGCCCCGATCTGAAGCCCGAGGTCTACCAATCCCTGCTGGAGCATCTCACGAAGAACGGTCTCGTCGCCGTCAACTTCGGCGTCTGTGAGATCCCGAAGGACGAAACCAAGGCCCGCGCCACCTTCGAGATGGCGAAGACCCTCGGCCTCTACGGCCTCACCACCGAGTCCCTCGAGGCCCTCGACACCATCGAGAAGCTGGCGAAGGAATACGACGTGAAGGTCTGCTTCCACAACCACCCGAAGGGCACCAAGCTCGGCGACCCCCTCAAGACCCTGGAGGCCATCAAGGACCGCCACGAGAACGTCGGCTTCTGCTGTGACGTGGGCCACCTCGCCTCCTCCGGCTGGGAGCCGCTCGAGATCGTAAAGAAGATCTCCACCCGCATCCGCTCGTTCCATTTCAAGGACCGCGAATCGATCGAAAAGTGGACCCACGACCGCCCCTTCGGCACCGGCGTGATCAATCTCCCGGCCATCCTCGATGAAGCCCGCTCCAAGGGCTTCGCCGGCAATGTCAGCATCGAATACGAGCACAACTGGGAAACCTCCGTCCCGGAAATCTCCCAGTGCGTCGGCTACCTCCGCGCCTACTCGAAGCTGAAGGCTTGA